In uncultured Cohaesibacter sp., a genomic segment contains:
- a CDS encoding ABC transporter substrate-binding protein produces MKKLLATVAFSAMLLAGTASFNSAALAETPKDQLIVAFNMNNVLTMDPAAITGGEAVQILNNVYDSLAQLDPESRQLKPRLAESWEIAPDNMSVTFKLRQDAKFASGNPVTAEDVAFSFKRLLTLNLAQASYLKSRGFTSEDVDKYFVAKDEHTFVLTLPQQDDPKLIIMVLTQAGPGSILDSKLVMSHEKDGDMGKDWLTNNSAGSGAFSLTKWRANEYVILGRNDNFWGGAPEMKRVLMRHLPESQTQRLGLEQGDLDVGFSLAAADLKALKEKSDLTITTVPSAGFYYLAVSMKDERFANPKVREALRYMIDYDGINATIMPFFGVKRQRPINSGAFSAMEDPGYELNIEKAKALLAEAGYPDGFDTTIRVISTQQFLDSATAIQSTLAQAGINAEIITGGGSQIYGAMRNREFELLVGRGGGGQFPHPDSNLRALVYNPDNADEAKLTNYQGWRTSFFSEELNDIIEKALVEPDQEKQSAFYKEVQVKMDKEIIPSIQPFSERVVTAAYQANVKNVIVDPWVCRFENVTKSQ; encoded by the coding sequence ATGAAAAAACTACTCGCTACCGTTGCTTTCAGCGCCATGCTTCTGGCTGGCACCGCAAGCTTCAATTCTGCCGCGCTGGCAGAAACGCCAAAAGACCAGCTCATTGTTGCATTCAACATGAATAATGTGCTGACGATGGATCCCGCAGCGATCACAGGAGGCGAAGCTGTTCAGATCCTGAACAATGTCTATGACAGCCTTGCGCAGCTTGACCCGGAAAGCCGTCAGCTCAAGCCTCGCCTTGCCGAGAGCTGGGAGATTGCACCGGACAATATGTCCGTTACCTTCAAGCTGCGTCAGGATGCCAAATTCGCATCAGGCAATCCGGTCACGGCGGAAGATGTGGCCTTCAGCTTCAAGCGTCTGCTGACCCTCAATCTGGCACAGGCTTCCTATCTGAAATCACGTGGTTTCACATCGGAAGATGTCGACAAATATTTCGTCGCCAAGGACGAGCATACCTTTGTTCTGACATTGCCCCAACAGGATGACCCCAAGCTCATCATCATGGTGCTGACGCAGGCCGGCCCAGGCTCCATTCTTGATTCCAAACTTGTCATGAGCCACGAGAAGGATGGCGACATGGGCAAGGATTGGCTGACCAACAATTCGGCCGGATCGGGCGCTTTTTCGCTGACAAAATGGCGTGCGAATGAATATGTCATCCTCGGGCGCAATGACAATTTCTGGGGCGGTGCACCGGAAATGAAGCGCGTGCTGATGCGCCATCTGCCGGAATCCCAGACCCAGCGCCTCGGCCTTGAACAGGGCGATCTGGATGTCGGTTTCTCTCTTGCGGCTGCCGATCTCAAGGCCCTCAAGGAAAAATCCGATCTGACCATCACCACGGTGCCAAGCGCCGGTTTCTACTATCTTGCCGTCTCCATGAAAGACGAGCGCTTTGCCAATCCGAAGGTGCGTGAAGCCCTGCGCTACATGATCGACTATGATGGCATCAATGCGACCATCATGCCCTTCTTCGGCGTCAAACGGCAGCGCCCGATCAATTCCGGTGCCTTCTCGGCCATGGAAGATCCCGGCTATGAGCTGAATATCGAGAAGGCCAAGGCGCTGCTTGCCGAGGCTGGTTATCCTGATGGCTTTGACACCACCATCCGCGTGATCTCGACCCAGCAGTTCCTCGATTCCGCCACGGCGATCCAGTCCACTCTGGCGCAGGCTGGCATCAATGCGGAAATCATCACCGGTGGCGGCAGCCAGATTTATGGCGCAATGCGCAATCGCGAATTCGAGTTGCTGGTTGGGCGCGGCGGTGGTGGCCAGTTCCCGCATCCGGACAGCAACCTCAGGGCGCTGGTCTATAATCCGGACAATGCCGACGAAGCAAAGCTCACCAACTATCAGGGTTGGCGCACCAGCTTCTTCAGCGAAGAGCTGAACGATATTATCGAAAAGGCTCTGGTTGAACCTGATCAGGAAAAACAGAGCGCATTCTACAAGGAGGTACAGGTCAAGATGGACAAGGAGATCATTCCGTCCATTCAGCCATTCTCCGAACGCGTTGTTACTGCGGCCTATCAGGCGAATGTCAAGAATGTGATCGTCGATCCATGGGTTTGCCGTTTCGAGAATGTCACCAAATCTCAATAG
- a CDS encoding mandelate racemase family protein has protein sequence MIITDVSATVFLTTTRRHSDSAGHGHPGPAHQVQQAMLAISTEDGHKGYSFCPPEIVRPHVLEKFVKKVLIGQDHRDRERLWHDLAHWQRGSAAQLTDRTLAVVDCALWDLAGRVLNQPVYKLLGGYRDTMPAYGSIMCGDELEGGLATPEDYANFAETLVKRGYKGIKLHTWMPPVSWAPDVKMDLKACAAVREAVGPDISLMIDAFHWYSRTDALALGRGLEKLGFDWIEEPLDEQSLSSYKWLSENLDIPVLGPESAAGKHWHRAEWVRFGACDILRTGVNDVGGITPAIKTMRMAECFGMNCEVHGNTAMNLHVVAASKNCRWYERGLLHPFLEYDDGFDYLKSLSDPMDENGLVHVPDRPGLGEDIDLDFIENNRVR, from the coding sequence ATGATTATAACCGATGTCTCAGCCACGGTCTTTTTGACCACCACACGCCGCCATTCAGACAGCGCCGGTCATGGACATCCCGGCCCAGCGCATCAGGTTCAGCAGGCCATGCTGGCAATCAGCACCGAAGACGGCCACAAAGGCTACTCCTTTTGTCCCCCGGAAATCGTCCGCCCGCATGTGTTGGAGAAATTCGTCAAGAAGGTTCTGATCGGTCAGGACCATCGTGATCGCGAACGGCTCTGGCATGATCTGGCACACTGGCAGCGTGGTTCAGCCGCCCAGCTGACAGACAGAACCCTCGCAGTGGTCGATTGTGCCCTGTGGGATCTGGCTGGCAGAGTGCTGAACCAGCCTGTCTACAAGTTGCTCGGCGGCTATCGCGATACGATGCCGGCTTATGGCTCCATCATGTGCGGGGACGAATTGGAGGGTGGTCTCGCCACGCCCGAGGATTATGCCAATTTCGCCGAAACGCTGGTTAAGCGCGGCTATAAGGGCATCAAGCTGCATACATGGATGCCACCGGTCAGCTGGGCACCGGACGTCAAGATGGATCTGAAAGCCTGCGCTGCTGTGCGCGAGGCGGTCGGGCCGGATATCAGCCTGATGATCGATGCCTTCCACTGGTATTCCCGCACCGACGCCCTTGCGCTTGGACGCGGACTGGAAAAACTCGGCTTCGACTGGATCGAGGAGCCGCTCGATGAGCAGTCCCTGTCTTCCTACAAATGGCTGAGTGAGAATCTCGACATTCCGGTTCTGGGACCCGAAAGCGCCGCTGGCAAGCATTGGCATCGGGCCGAATGGGTCCGGTTTGGTGCTTGCGATATCCTGCGCACCGGCGTCAATGACGTCGGCGGCATCACGCCTGCCATCAAGACCATGCGGATGGCTGAATGCTTCGGCATGAATTGCGAAGTGCATGGCAATACGGCGATGAATCTGCATGTGGTCGCAGCCTCGAAAAATTGCCGCTGGTATGAGCGCGGCCTGCTGCATCCTTTCCTCGAATATGATGACGGCTTTGACTATCTTAAGTCGCTTTCCGATCCGATGGACGAGAATGGTCTGGTGCATGTGCCCGATCGTCCCGGACTTGGAGAGGATATTGACCTCGATTTCATCGAGAATAATCGCGTTCGATAA
- a CDS encoding FadR/GntR family transcriptional regulator: MEAGLSETRQNNGKAQTLVSQISDHLRREIATAKYVPGDRLPSEAELGRRFEVSRTVVREAIAILRSDGLVEARKGAGVFILDPREARQKHPFADLSSDRISEVIELLEMRSAFEIRSASLAAARRSSAQLENILKAHAVVGEAMVAEEWPYEADFQFHYEIAVATQNKRFPQFLAMIRPGIIPRKDLSVGNDRRKIHPNPHLHREHAIILQAIVDGDSEAAEAAMKTHLEGALSRYRNMLRESLTSDISA, encoded by the coding sequence ATGGAAGCAGGACTTTCAGAGACCAGACAGAATAATGGCAAGGCCCAGACATTGGTCAGTCAGATCAGTGATCACCTGAGGCGCGAGATTGCAACGGCGAAATATGTGCCCGGCGATCGGCTGCCCAGCGAGGCAGAACTTGGGCGACGTTTCGAGGTCAGCCGTACTGTCGTCAGGGAAGCCATTGCCATTCTGCGCTCTGATGGTCTGGTCGAGGCGCGCAAGGGGGCCGGTGTCTTCATTCTTGATCCGCGCGAGGCGAGGCAGAAGCATCCCTTCGCCGATCTGTCATCGGACCGCATTTCCGAGGTGATCGAGTTGCTTGAAATGCGCTCCGCCTTTGAAATCCGCTCGGCCAGTCTGGCCGCAGCCCGGCGGTCATCAGCCCAACTTGAGAATATTCTCAAGGCCCACGCCGTGGTTGGTGAAGCCATGGTGGCCGAAGAATGGCCCTATGAAGCGGATTTCCAGTTTCATTACGAGATCGCCGTCGCCACCCAGAACAAGAGATTTCCGCAATTTCTTGCCATGATCCGGCCCGGCATCATTCCGCGCAAGGATCTCTCGGTCGGCAATGACCGCCGCAAGATCCATCCGAACCCGCACCTGCATCGCGAGCATGCGATTATTTTGCAGGCAATTGTCGATGGCGACTCCGAGGCCGCTGAAGCCGCAATGAAAACCCATCTCGAAGGTGCCCTCTCGCGCTACAGGAACATG